From the genome of Nitrosomonas sp. Is79A3:
GGATGCACAGATGGATGGTGTTTCGATAGAGCCCATGGTAGTTAAACCGAATGGCCGCGAGCTAATGGTGGGTGTTACTTACGATGCGGTATTTGGTCCGGTGATTACCTTTGGTGTTGGCGGTACTATGGTGGAAGTGATCGGTGACCGCGCTGTTGTTTTGCCTCCGCTTAACACTTTCCTGGTGAAAGATTTGATTCAAAGTACGCATGCTGCGAAGATGCTCGGTACTTTCCGGCATATGCCGCCGGTTGCTATGGCTGCACTGGAAAGTGTATTGTTACGCGTATCAGAGATGGTATGCGAGCTGCCAGCATTGACGGAAATGGATATCAACCCGCTGATTGTCGATGAGCACGGTGCGCTCGCAGCCGATGCGCGCATCGTAATTGCCTTGCGTCATCCCAGCGCTGACCGCTATGCACATATGGCGATTTACCCTTATCCCGCACATCTGATCAGCACTTGGCAATTGGCTGACGGCAGAAATATCACCATAAGACCGATCCGTCCGGAAGATGCGGAGATTGAGCAGGCTTTTGTACGTGGCTTATCGGAAGAAGCGCGTTATTTCCGTTTTATGTTCAGCGTGCAGGAACTCAGCCAGACTATGTTGTTGCGCTTTACACAAATTGATTACAGTCGCGAAATGGCGTTAATCGCAGTAACCTTCGAACAAGACAAAGAAATCGAATTGGGTGTTGCGCGTTTTGCCATCAGTCCTGAGGGGGAAAGCTGCGAATTTGCGCTGGTTATCGCAGATGCCATGCAGGGCAAAGGATTGGGACAGAAACTCATGACGGCGCTGATGGATGCTGCCCGCGCCAAGGGGTTAAAAGTCATGGCCGGTGAAGTGCTTAAAACCAATACCAATATGTTGAAACTGATGAACAGGCTCGGCTTTAGCATTGAAGATAGATTAGACGACGACAACATCAAGCGTGTCAGAAAAATATTATGATTAATGAATAAAATCAACCCGTATTGGGTTAACAGCAAACGAAAAGAGTAAGCACCTATGAAAACCGCCTACCTGACTCATCCTTCCTCGCTCAAACACAATATGGGAGCGGGCCATCCCGAATGCCCTACGCGCATTCAAGCCATCGAGGATCAGCTCATCGCTTCCGGTTTGATGCCTTTTCTGGACCGGCAAGACGCTCCTGCCGCAAGTAAGGAACAACTCCAGCGCGCCCATTCGATTGATTATATCGAAACTATTTTCAGGGCTTCACCCAGTAATGGGCTGGTTTATCTCGATGCGGACACGGCAATGAATCCGTATAGCCTGGAAGCTGCTTTGCATGCTGCTGGTGCGGCGGTCAAAGCGGTTGACTTGGTGATGTCGGGCCAGAATGAAAACGCATTCTGCAATATTCGTCCGCCCGGCCATCATGCCGGGCGCAGCAGCGCTGCGGGATTTTGCATATTCAATAATGTAGCGGTCGCCGCCGCCCATGCGCTTGCGCATTACGGCCTGAGCCGTGTGGCAATTGCCGATTTTGATGTGCACCACGGCAATGGGACTGATGAGATTTTCAATGGCGATAACCGTGTCATGCTGTGCTCAACATTCCGGCATCCGTATTATCCTTACGAGGGTGTTGATAGCGGCAATGAACATATTATCAACGTGCCGCTTGCCGCTGGTGCAACGGGCGCGCAATTTCGTGTTGCCGTGACAGAAAATTGGCTGCCAGCCCTGGAACAATTCAAACCAGAGCTGTTGTTAATTTCAGCAGGATTCGACGCACACCGGGAAGATGACATGGGCGGACTTGCTTTGCGCGAGGAAGATTACCTGTGGATTACAGAAACACTTAAGCGTATCGCCATCGATCACGCCAATGGCCGAATTGTGTCCGCCCTAGAAGGGGGCTATGCTTTGCATGCTCTAGGCCGCAGCGCGCTGGCCCATATCAAAGTACTTAGCGGACTTTAAAGCACCGGTTTGGCGGATCGCATAATAGAGTTTTTTGCAAAACCCATTTTTAAAATCCAAATCAAGGTTACTGCCGTTTTTTGAATCCGCTGTGCATACCGTCCATGTATGTGCTGGAACCTGTGACTTTGCACTATAATTGCAAACATTGATTCCTCCATGCAATATCCGGGTTAAGTGTTACCGATTACCAAAAGAATAAAAAAGGAAATGTTTCATGAGTGCTATTTGGTTTAAAGATTACACCATTGCGTATCTGGAAGGTTTACGCAATGCCAATATGGGCGAACATATCGGTATTCAGTTTACCGAGCTGGGGCCTGATTTTTTGAAGGCGCGTATGCCCGTCGATAAGCGCACAACGCAACCATTCGGTATCCTGCATGGCGGTGCCAGTTGCGTGCTATCTGAAACCTTGGGCAGTGTGTCGGGTTGGATGACAATTGACCCGGAAAAGTACCGTGCGGTCGGTCTGGAGCTTAATATCAACCATGTTCGCGCGGTTACCAAGGGTCATGTTATTGGTATTTGCACACCGTTACATACTGGCCGCCGTACACAAGTCTGGCAAACGGATATTGTTGAAGAAGCTACTGGCAAGCGCGTAGCGATTTCACGATTAACATTGGCGATCATTGAACAAGGCACGCTCAGTGTGCAGAAGGAACATGTGATCGTCGAAAGAGAGTCATAACGCATTAATCTAACAAAAAACCCTCATGCTTCCGGTATGAGGGTTTTTTTGTTGATGTGGAACGAAAACTTGAACCAGCGTTGTCTATGCGCTTTTTAAGTTTCCTTGCTGTCTTTACTCTTGCTGATTTCCACTTCTTTGGGGACTACTTTCTCATCCGATGACTCAGTATTTCCGGATTGCTCTTCTGTTTTTAGCTCGGCGGCTTCAGCGGTAGCCGTTTCAGCAGAACTCCTGTCGTCATCTGATGGATTGTCCCCGGTACGATCCTCATCTTTACCTTTGCTGTTCCACATGAAATAAGCCGCGCCTAGCGTAACCACAACAACCGGCATAGTAATAAAAACCAGCAATGCATATTCCACTGTGACGTCTGAGCCTGGAGGAGGGGGGCTATTCACCAACACGTAGGCGTGCGTCAAGGCAACGCCATAAACCGGCAGCAATGCAGCCATGTAACGATTAGTAATGAACGGACGTACCGTCAGCATGTTCAATATATTGGAACCGTAATATCCAATGAAATAAACAACAATATAAAAGAAAATGGCGCCCATGGGTTTCCCTGTCTTATTCTGGTTTATCGGTTATAAAAATCAGATTTCATAAAAAGGCTAAGAATCTTGAACCTTATGATACACAGATCATCATCAAAAATGTACTGATAAAGCTGGGTGAGAAATCATCAGTTAGATTCTGAGATCTAATTCCAATTTTATTTTAAAACAGCATTAATAATCCAATCCCATCCGGCAATGCTACGCATAGTCTCCTGGTTTAATTCAAAGCTTTTTAGCGCGCTTTCCAGATGTATCTCAAGCGCATCCAGACTATCGAAGGCGCGGTTATGAAAGAATTTTTCCCGCAATTCATCCCATACATGTTCCTGCGGGTTGAGTTCTGGCGAGTAAGGTGGTAGAAACAGGATTCGCATATTCTCTGCCAATTTCATGGTTTGGCTTTTGTGCCAGCCTGCACCGTCCATCACCATAATGATATTTTCATGCGGGTAACGTGCCGCGATTTCATCCACGAAAAGTTGCATGCAGTCCCCGTTCACCCAGGGCAGGATTAGGGAATCAAATCGCCCATCCAGTGGGCTGACTGCGCCATAAGCGTAGGTGTATTGTTGCGTCAGCATGGCACGTACCATGGGACGATGGGGCTTCTTGTCCCAGCAGTGCCGTACATCGCTGATGCGGCCGAAACGCGCTTCATCCTGAAACATTAGACGCAGCGGGCGCGAGACCGCAAAAGCCGCCACTTCCTCGGTTAGCCGCTCGGGGAGTTTTTTTTCCACGCCTCGCGCGCTGCTGGGTCGGCTTGTGGATGGCTTTTATCCGGGGCCAGTTTGCGCCAGCCATGCCGTGCCAACATTTGGTACAGAGTAGACAAAGCCAGTGGCTTGCCCAGCCTAGCTTCAACCGCCGGTTTCAAGGGCGGAACAATGACCACGCCACCGGTAGCAGCCTCACTCAGCACTTCATCCAGAATCCTGGCTTCCTGCTCCAAACTGGCCTTGGCCCGGTTACGTAATTCGCGTTTGCTGCGCGTGGCTTTCTTTTCCTCTCCCGTCGCTGGATCATACCGGGTACGCATTCTGCAGGTGACACCTACTGAACGGCCAATGGCAAGCGCTGTCTGCTCCAGACTCAAACCTAGCGACAATGGCAGCACTATCGCTTGCGCAGCTCGAAGTTCTGCCGCAGTCTTGGCTTTCTTTAACCGTTCCATCGCTACCTCAAGTTGCTCCGTCCCACTTGCCTTCCGTGCCATGATGGCCTCTACCAAAAATAAAAGCTATATTATTACTGTTTTTATCTGTAATTGGAATAAGATGGCAGTTTGTGAATAGCATCATTCCGCTCTTTATACAAAAGAAATATGCAATTAATTTAGAAGTGTTTTGCTGAGTCATTGCTGGTTTTTCTGCTATCACAAATCCTTCACAGCAAACATGCTAGGCTCAGGGTGTATCTCTCTAAATGTTAATAAATCAACGTTCCTTGAGCGTTGATTTATTTCCGATAGCGAAAAGATTCATCTATTCGTAATAAAAATTAGGTATGCTACAGACTGGTTAAATCTAATCAGGCCGTTGTTATGGATTCTCTCACCCCGTTGTCTTCATTGATTACTGAATCGCAAGATCCGCCGCAAGAGAAATTGCTGACTATCCCTGAATATTCGCAAAGGCAGGAGTTACATAACGAGCTGAATTCGGTCGCGTATGAACTTTTGGCGCCGCCTGTTCAACTTTCGCATTTGGTATTAATGTCCGAGCGGCACTGGGTTGATCAGGAACGTAAATTGATCGGTGAGTTATGTGTCCGCTATGGCATTGCTCCGCCCAATACGCACGAAAATGATTTCAGTGCGGATTTTGGCGAATTCCGCCTCCGTTGGGAACGGCATACCGAATACTCGACGTATACTGTTTATCGTGCAAAGCCATTTGTGACCCCCTTTGAGCATCCGGCGATTGAATACGTGCCGCAGGAGTGGTTGGTCCGCTTGCCCGGAGAGTTGCTGGTAGCGACGCATATTGCTTTGGAGGACCGGTCACGACCCAAGCGTAGCTTGCATGAACTGTCTATTTTGTTTGCTTCCGGAACAGTGATCGGTTCCAAGGTGGCGGGAGGTGCTGCCAGTGTGTGGAGTGATAATCAGATACATCATGATAATTTTGGCCGCATACTGATCCATGATGAAAATTTGCGCAGCCGTCAGGTTGGACGATTGGTGCAACGACTGCTTGAGATCGAAACTTACCGCATGCTGGCGATGCTGCCATTGCCGGTAACGCGCGAGATCATTCCGCAATTGGCGCGCGCCGATCAGCGGCTGGCTACACTGATAGCAGACAATGTGGAACTGACCAGTATCGAAGACGAACAGCGCTTGCTGGACGAACTGACGCGTTTGGCGGCGGAAACCGAGCGATTGTCTGCGCAAACCAGTCATCGTTTTAATGCATCCAGAGCCTATTACGATATCGTGAAATTACGCATTACCGAATTACGCGAAGAGCGTATTGAGGGATTGCAGATGCTGCAGGAATTCATGATTCAGC
Proteins encoded in this window:
- a CDS encoding DUF3422 domain-containing protein, with translation MDSLTPLSSLITESQDPPQEKLLTIPEYSQRQELHNELNSVAYELLAPPVQLSHLVLMSERHWVDQERKLIGELCVRYGIAPPNTHENDFSADFGEFRLRWERHTEYSTYTVYRAKPFVTPFEHPAIEYVPQEWLVRLPGELLVATHIALEDRSRPKRSLHELSILFASGTVIGSKVAGGAASVWSDNQIHHDNFGRILIHDENLRSRQVGRLVQRLLEIETYRMLAMLPLPVTREIIPQLARADQRLATLIADNVELTSIEDEQRLLDELTRLAAETERLSAQTSHRFNASRAYYDIVKLRITELREERIEGLQMLQEFMIQRLSSAMGTCELVHTKLETLSMRLGRASALLRTRVDLSMEAQIRDLLKSMDHRAHVQLRMQETVEGLSVVVLSYYLLGILGYGLKALQAAGHDINVELLTGIAIPIVVLSVFFVVSGLRHVIRKLHRDE
- a CDS encoding hotdog fold thioesterase, with amino-acid sequence MSAIWFKDYTIAYLEGLRNANMGEHIGIQFTELGPDFLKARMPVDKRTTQPFGILHGGASCVLSETLGSVSGWMTIDPEKYRAVGLELNINHVRAVTKGHVIGICTPLHTGRRTQVWQTDIVEEATGKRVAISRLTLAIIEQGTLSVQKEHVIVERES
- a CDS encoding IS630 family transposase, whose protein sequence is MEKKLPERLTEEVAAFAVSRPLRLMFQDEARFGRISDVRHCWDKKPHRPMVRAMLTQQYTYAYGAVSPLDGRFDSLILPWVNGDCMQLFVDEIAARYPHENIIMVMDGAGWHKSQTMKLAENMRILFLPPYSPELNPQEHVWDELREKFFHNRAFDSLDALEIHLESALKSFELNQETMRSIAGWDWIINAVLK
- a CDS encoding winged helix-turn-helix domain-containing protein; translation: MARKASGTEQLEVAMERLKKAKTAAELRAAQAIVLPLSLGLSLEQTALAIGRSVGVTCRMRTRYDPATGEEKKATRSKRELRNRAKASLEQEARILDEVLSEAATGGVVIVPPLKPAVEARLGKPLALSTLYQMLARHGWRKLAPDKSHPQADPAAREAWKKNSPSG
- a CDS encoding histone deacetylase family protein, whose translation is MKTAYLTHPSSLKHNMGAGHPECPTRIQAIEDQLIASGLMPFLDRQDAPAASKEQLQRAHSIDYIETIFRASPSNGLVYLDADTAMNPYSLEAALHAAGAAVKAVDLVMSGQNENAFCNIRPPGHHAGRSSAAGFCIFNNVAVAAAHALAHYGLSRVAIADFDVHHGNGTDEIFNGDNRVMLCSTFRHPYYPYEGVDSGNEHIINVPLAAGATGAQFRVAVTENWLPALEQFKPELLLISAGFDAHREDDMGGLALREEDYLWITETLKRIAIDHANGRIVSALEGGYALHALGRSALAHIKVLSGL